ACACAATCTGGCAATACCTCATCTCAAAATACTTCTCTTGCAAAACGAGGCAATCGTTATCTTCGCTATTACTTAGTTGAAGCCGCCAACTCTGTACGAAGACATAACGTGGAATACGCAGAGTTTTACAAGAAAAAGAAAGATGAAGTCCCCAAACATAAACACAAAAGAGCCGTCGTTTTAACCGCAAGAAAACTTGTGCGTCTGGTGGATGTGCTACTACGCAACCACCAACTCTATACGCCACCAAGGAGGTTTATGGAAGATAATTAGTTTTATCTGCACAATTCCTTGTCTAGCCTAGTAAAATTTGCCAAATTTTACTAGATTCTTTCGTGCTGTCTTTTTTCAAGATTTTTACTCAGAATCTAGCAACTTATCATTTGACTTAATACCACTAGACTTATTTAAGAATGATAAAATCATTAACTGAGCGTTGATCCTGACTCGGGTATATTACTTCGCCCTTGAATGCCATTTGACTTGATCCGCCGCCGTCCAGAACCACTGCATTTTTTAAATTCAACTCCTTAAACTTATTCATAATCTGATCATATCCTGTACTTGTATCCGAAATAATAAGGTAAAGGTTATTCTGCGCGTCATTTGCTATAAAAGAGTGAATCATCCAATTCACTGAACCATCATTTTTTTGAATTTCACCATCACGGATTAGCACCGAACCAAAACTGAAACTCATTTGCCCACCATTTTCAATGATTGTTGAGGCGGGTACAGAAGAGTCATAGATTTGACTACTGCCGTCGTTATTGATAACAAAGGCATTGTTAGCTCTCTTATCTGAACCCCAATCCTTAAAAAGTTTTCCATTATTCATCTGAAAGCCTGTGATGTGCATAGTGCTCATATTAAATCCAGAAGCATTCATGATTAAGGCCTCGGGGTATTTTTGTATAATTTCTTGCAAGGTAAAAGCTGGAGCATCAATCGAAGTTGCCGTTTTTAATACTTCGACATTGTTGGCTTTATAAATTTTAAAACTGCCCGATGAAAGATCAGTAA
This window of the Lactococcus garvieae subsp. garvieae genome carries:
- a CDS encoding phosphodiester glycosidase family protein, with protein sequence MKTIKKRKKLGWFISFGLLLIVGWSAFIIMTPKKQEEPHGQAQSVQHTDQESGYIASNSSKEAVKSSESIVKDTGEARTIKLNSKEGGEKFTDLSSGSFKIYKANNVEVLKTATSIDAPAFTLQEIIQKYPEALIMNASGFNMSTMHITGFQMNNGKLFKDWGSDKRANNAFVINNDGSSQIYDSSVPASTIIENGGQMSFSFGSVLIRDGEIQKNDGSVNWMIHSFIANDAQNNLYLIISDTSTGYDQIMNKFKELNLKNAVVLDGGGSSQMAFKGEVIYPSQDQRSVNDFIILK